A genomic segment from Actinomyces lilanjuaniae encodes:
- the ispF gene encoding 2-C-methyl-D-erythritol 2,4-cyclodiphosphate synthase, which translates to MPGTSLPEPLPDAAQPAAPPLRRTPRHATGPATIDLDQVVHYLPRTGIGTDVHAFAAPGSATPLHLACLEWPGQTGLEGHSDGDVVAHACCDALLSATGLGDLGSVFGTNEPRWQGASGAVLLAETAQRVRQAGFEIGNVAVQLVGQRPRVTDRAAEAAAALSTAASARVTFSATTTDHLGFLGREEGLAAVATALVYPARPVS; encoded by the coding sequence ATGCCCGGTACCTCACTTCCTGAGCCACTGCCCGACGCCGCGCAGCCCGCGGCCCCGCCCCTGCGTCGCACGCCCCGGCACGCGACCGGCCCCGCCACTATCGACCTCGACCAGGTCGTCCACTACCTGCCCCGGACCGGGATCGGCACCGACGTGCACGCCTTCGCCGCCCCCGGCTCGGCCACCCCGCTGCACCTGGCCTGCCTGGAGTGGCCCGGGCAGACCGGGCTGGAGGGCCACTCCGACGGCGACGTCGTCGCGCACGCCTGCTGCGACGCCCTCCTGTCCGCTACCGGGCTGGGGGACCTGGGCAGTGTCTTCGGCACCAACGAGCCGAGGTGGCAGGGGGCCTCGGGGGCAGTCCTCCTGGCCGAGACCGCCCAGCGGGTGCGCCAGGCCGGCTTCGAGATCGGCAACGTCGCCGTCCAGCTGGTCGGGCAGCGCCCCCGGGTGACCGACCGCGCCGCTGAGGCGGCAGCAGCACTGTCAACAGCTGCCTCGGCACGCGTCACCTTCAGCGCCACCACGACCGACCACCTGGGATTCCTGGGACGAGAGGAGGGGCTGGCAGCGGTGGCTACCGCGCTGGTCTACCCGGCCCGCCCCGTCTCCTGA
- the cysS gene encoding cysteine--tRNA ligase, with the protein MTAATAVPAGSPAPQPTLRLYDSAARTVVPLAPTVTPGVVAIYLCGATVQGSPHIGHMRSAIAFDVLRRWLERQGQTVVLIRNVTDIDDKILARSAAAVPPVAWWAWAQRHEREFDAAYRALGVAPPTYEPRATGHLPEMISLVTRLLERGHAYTGEAGNVYFSVASLPGYGSLTNQRPEDLTSTEDPQQEDQEDTEADKRDPRDFALWKAARPGEPQDAAWDAPWGRGRPGWHLECSAMSHRYLGEEFDIHGGGIDLRFPHHENEQAQSHGAGWGFARHWVHNAWVTIKGAKMSKSLGNSLTVAELLRSHDPVVLRLAMGTVHHRSTVEFSEETLSEAASLWERLTGALTRAQEVCGDLESTDQAGLRRLALPEAFAAAMDDDLNLAGAMAQVHACLKRLNTALTQMGHGRAGDAASTGAADDVPTGVTTVRQIALELRAMLDVLGLDPFSDPWRSCLAGATGATSGSDAAAHALDHLVTDLLDQRAQARAAKDWARADALRDALSQAGVVVEDSPAGARWHLS; encoded by the coding sequence GTGACTGCCGCGACTGCCGTACCTGCCGGCTCCCCCGCCCCTCAGCCGACCCTGCGCCTGTACGACTCCGCAGCGCGGACGGTCGTTCCCCTGGCCCCCACCGTGACCCCGGGGGTGGTAGCGATATACCTGTGTGGTGCCACGGTCCAGGGCAGCCCGCACATCGGGCACATGCGCTCAGCCATTGCCTTCGATGTGCTGCGCCGTTGGCTGGAGCGCCAGGGCCAGACGGTCGTCCTCATCCGCAACGTCACCGACATCGACGACAAGATCCTCGCCCGCTCCGCCGCAGCCGTCCCCCCCGTCGCCTGGTGGGCGTGGGCACAGCGCCACGAGCGCGAGTTCGACGCCGCCTACCGGGCCCTCGGCGTCGCCCCTCCGACCTACGAGCCCCGCGCCACCGGCCACCTCCCGGAGATGATCAGCCTGGTCACCCGCCTGCTGGAGCGCGGTCATGCCTATACGGGGGAGGCTGGCAACGTCTACTTCTCCGTCGCCTCTCTGCCCGGGTACGGCTCACTGACCAACCAGCGCCCCGAGGACCTGACCTCCACGGAGGACCCGCAGCAGGAGGACCAGGAGGACACCGAGGCAGACAAACGTGACCCACGGGACTTCGCCCTGTGGAAGGCGGCCAGGCCCGGCGAGCCGCAGGACGCTGCCTGGGACGCCCCGTGGGGACGCGGGCGTCCCGGGTGGCACCTGGAGTGCTCGGCCATGTCGCACCGCTACCTGGGCGAGGAGTTCGACATCCACGGGGGCGGGATCGACCTGCGCTTCCCGCACCACGAGAACGAGCAGGCCCAGTCCCACGGCGCCGGATGGGGCTTCGCCCGCCACTGGGTCCACAACGCCTGGGTCACGATCAAGGGCGCCAAGATGAGCAAGTCGCTGGGCAACTCCCTGACCGTGGCCGAGCTCCTCAGGTCGCACGACCCGGTCGTCCTGCGTCTGGCCATGGGGACCGTCCACCACCGCTCCACCGTGGAGTTCTCCGAGGAGACCCTGAGCGAGGCCGCCTCCCTGTGGGAGCGCCTGACCGGTGCCCTGACCCGGGCTCAGGAGGTCTGCGGGGACCTGGAGAGCACCGACCAGGCCGGGCTGAGGCGGCTGGCGCTGCCTGAGGCCTTCGCTGCCGCCATGGACGACGACCTCAACCTGGCGGGCGCCATGGCCCAGGTGCACGCCTGCCTCAAGAGGCTCAACACGGCCCTGACCCAGATGGGCCACGGCAGGGCGGGCGACGCCGCCAGCACGGGGGCAGCCGACGACGTGCCCACCGGGGTCACGACCGTGCGCCAGATCGCCCTGGAGCTGCGCGCTATGCTTGACGTTCTGGGGCTGGACCCCTTCAGCGATCCGTGGCGCTCCTGCCTGGCAGGGGCCACAGGTGCGACAAGCGGGTCCGACGCGGCCGCGCACGCCCTGGACCACCTGGTGACCGACCTCCTTGACCAGCGTGCCCAGGCCCGGGCCGCCAAGGACTGGGCCCGGGCGGACGCCCTGCGTGACGCCCTGTCGCAGGCAGGGGTCGTGGTCGAGGACTCACCCGCCGGCGCCCGCTGGCACCTGTCCTGA
- the rlmB gene encoding 23S rRNA (guanosine(2251)-2'-O)-methyltransferase RlmB codes for MPGNDRRHGALRRRGRKGPTKGSGGNRRRGLEGRGPTPKAEDRVGHPKARARQRAQAQQERPSRAEQYHRTRERLRVSRSSEIVFGRNAVAEAAYASVPFSQVFMAAPAEDDERLQAVVRRAALAAVPVVEASKADLEALTGGAAHQGVAVEVPPYQYVGAADLLEDARSRGRTPLLVALDQVTDPHNLGAVLRSAGAFSADGVIVPARRSVGVTAAAWKVSAGAAARVRVARETNMVRCLERLQRQGCFVVGLDPRATTRVEDMGLADSPLVVVTGSEGRGLSRLVRETCDLLVSVPITGSVDSLNAAVATGISLYEVDRLRRQAQGAADTGTR; via the coding sequence ATGCCCGGAAACGATCGTCGGCACGGCGCCCTGCGCCGACGCGGCAGGAAGGGACCTACCAAGGGCTCCGGCGGAAACCGCCGCCGCGGCCTGGAGGGCAGGGGACCCACGCCAAAGGCGGAGGACCGTGTTGGCCACCCCAAGGCGCGGGCCAGGCAGCGTGCCCAGGCCCAGCAGGAGCGTCCTAGCCGCGCCGAGCAGTACCATCGCACCCGGGAACGCCTCCGGGTCTCCCGCAGCAGTGAGATCGTCTTCGGTCGCAATGCCGTGGCAGAGGCCGCCTACGCCTCCGTGCCCTTCTCCCAGGTCTTCATGGCCGCCCCGGCCGAGGACGACGAGCGCCTCCAGGCGGTGGTACGGCGTGCCGCCCTGGCCGCTGTCCCCGTCGTGGAGGCCAGCAAAGCGGACCTGGAGGCCCTGACAGGAGGTGCCGCCCACCAGGGCGTGGCCGTGGAGGTGCCCCCCTACCAATACGTGGGCGCGGCAGACCTGCTGGAGGATGCCCGCAGCCGGGGCCGCACCCCTCTGCTCGTGGCCCTGGACCAGGTCACCGACCCCCACAACCTGGGAGCCGTCCTGCGCAGTGCCGGCGCCTTCAGCGCCGACGGGGTCATCGTCCCGGCCCGCCGCAGTGTCGGCGTTACCGCAGCCGCGTGGAAGGTCTCTGCTGGCGCGGCAGCACGGGTGCGCGTCGCTCGTGAGACCAACATGGTGCGCTGCCTGGAGCGCCTCCAGAGGCAGGGGTGCTTTGTGGTAGGGCTCGATCCCCGCGCGACGACGCGCGTAGAGGACATGGGCCTGGCCGACTCCCCCCTGGTCGTCGTGACCGGCTCGGAGGGCAGAGGCCTGTCCCGCCTGGTGCGTGAGACCTGTGACCTTCTGGTCTCAGTGCCTATCACCGGCTCCGTGGACTCCCTCAACGCCGCAGTCGCCACCGGCATCAGCCTCTACGAGGTCGACCGCCTCCGCCGCCAGGCACAAGGCGCAGCCGACACTGGCACCCGCTAG